CCTCCAGCACCTGCCGCAGCGGACGCACGGCGTCCTCATGCAAGATGACGGCGAGGTCGGCGGCCGCCACGGCCCCCTGCAGTGCGGCGCTGTCGACGGCGGGGCGGACTTCGGGAATCCAAGCACGGCGCGCCTGCTTGGCCGCGGCGGTAACCACCGATTGCCACTTGGCATGGGCCTTGGCCGCACGGTCCGCCTTCCAGCGGACAATCGAGCGTTCAGCCTGCCAGGGCACCACGGCGTCGATCCCCAGCTCAGTGGCGGTCTCGGCGGCCAATTCATCCCGGTCGCCTTTCGCGAGGGCCTGGACCAGGACCAGCCGGGTCCCGGGCCGGGGTTCATCGGCCAGGACGGCGCACTTCACCGTCAGTTCGGCGGCTGCGACAGCCGCCACGGCGCCGGTGAGCCGCTTTCCGGCGCCGTCGGCGATGTCAACGGACTCCCCGATGCCGAGGCGCTTAACCGTCACCGCATGGCGCGCCTCCGGACCGTCAAGGACAAAGAGCGATCCCGGGGCCAGCCCGTCCAGGGTACCGGGGGCAGTAAAAAAGACCGGGTTACTCACGCCTACAGGTTACCGAACCGGTCCCGCAGCTTGGCGAAGACCCCGCCGCTCGCGGCAAGCTTCCCTTCGCTGAACTGTTCGCCGCGCAACTTGGCCAACTGCCGAAGCAAATCCTCCTGGGCGGCGTCGAGCCGGGCGGGGGTGTCGACCTGAAGATGAACCTTCAGGTCCCCGCGGCCGTAGCCGCGCAGGTGGGTTACGCCGAGGCCCCTAAGTGTCATAACTTCACCGGACTGGGTGCCGGCCTTGACGTCAATCTCCTGCTGGCCGTCGAAGGTGTCGAGGGTCAGTTCGGTGCCGAGTGCGGCCGCCGTCATCGGGATGCTCAGGCTCGCGTGCAGGTCGTCGCCGTCGCGAATGTAGGTGGCGTCCTCCTTGACCCGGATCTCGACGTAGAGGTCCCCGGCGGGACCGCCGGCAGGTCCGGCCTCGCCCTGGCCGGAGAGCTGGATGCGGGTGCCGGTGGCGACGCCGGCGGGGACCTTCACGGTCAGGGACCGACGGCTGCGAATCCGGCCCTGGCCGGCACATTCGTTGCAGGGATCCTTGATGACCGTACCGAAGCCCTCGCAGGAACCGCAGGGTGCCGTGGTCATCACCTGGCCGAGGATGGAACGGACAGCGCGCTGCACCTGGCCGCTGCCGCCGCAGATGTCGCAGCGTTCCGGGTGGCTGCCTTCGCGGCAGCAGGAACCCTCACAGCTGGGACAGGTGACGGCCGTGTCGACTTCGAGCTTCTTGTTGACGCCGAAAACGGCGTCGCGGAGCTCGATCCGGACGCTGATCAGGGCGTCCTGGCCGCGGCGGATCCTGGATGCCGGTCCGGCCTGGCCGCCGGCACCGAAGAACGTCTCGAAAATGTCCTGGAAAGCGAAGCCCTGGCCGGAGTAGCTGCCGCCGCCGGAGCCGTTGGCGTTGCCGTTTTCGTTGCCCGTGGTGTCGTAGATCCGGCGCTTCTGCGGATCGGAGAGTACCTCGTAGGCGTGCGTGACCGCCTTGAACCGCTCAGAGGCGTCGTCCCCCGGGTTCACGTCCGGGTGGAGGGTCCGCGCCAGCTTGCGGTAAGCCTTCTTGATCTCTTCTCCCGTGGCTTCGCGGGAGACTCCAAGAACGTCGTAGTGGCTGCTCAAAGTTGTTATCTCTTCCTGGTAGTACTGCCTGTTAAGGGGCACGAAGTCTGATGCCGGCCCCGCGGGCCGGTCGGTTGCGGGTGGACGCGGTCCGTCAGGGACCGAGAATCCGGGAAAGGTAGCGTGCGACCGCCCGGACGGCGGCCATGGTCGTCGGGTAATCCATCCGGGTGGGGCCCAGCACTCCGACTTTCGCCGTCGCGTCCGGGCCGTAGCCGGTGGCCACCACCGAGGCCTCGGCGAGTCCGTCGTAAGGATTTTCTCTGCCGATGCTCACCGTCACGCCCCGGGGGTCAGCTGCCATGTCGCCGAGCAGGCGAAGCATCACCACCTGTTCCTCCAGGGCTTCCAGCACGGGGCCGATGCTCAGCGGGAAGTCCACGTTTGACCGGGCCAGGTTCGCGGTTCCGGCCATGACCATCCGGTCCTCGCGGCTGCTGGCGGCCAGAGCCTCAATGCCGCGGGCCAGCGCCTGGGCGGCGCTGCGACGCGCGGGCGGGCAGTTGCCGATCACCGAGTGCAGCGACTGCGGCAAGAGGTTCAGCGGGGTCCCTGAGATGCCGCCGAGGAACCGCGTGCGCAGCTCCGACAAGGCCTCATCCGAAAGATCGTGCCCCACGTCAATGACGCGTTGCTCCACCTTCCCGGTGTCCGCGATGAGCACCGCAAGTACTTTACGGGGCGCCAGCAGGACAAATTCGACGTGCCGCACCTTGGCCCGGCTCAGATGGGGGTACTGCACAACGGCGACCTGGTTGGTCAGCTGCGAGAGCAGCCGCACGGTCCGGTCCAGGACGTCGTCGAGGTCCTCAGAGCCTTCCAGCAGGGCCTGGATGGCCCGGCGTTCGGCCGGCGAAAGCCGTTTGACCGCCGAAATCTGGTCCACAAAAAGCCGGTAGCCCTTGTCCGTCGGGATTCGCCCGGCACTGGTGTGCGGTGCCGTAATGAGCCCCTCGTCCTCCAGGGCCGCCATGTCGTTGCGGATCGTGGCACTGGACACGCCGAGGTGGTGCCGCTCCACGAGGGCTTTGGATCCCACGGGTTCGCGTGAATGGACGTAGTCTTCCACGATGGCGCGCAGCACTTCGAGTTTGCGTGGTTCGCTCACGCTCCACCTCCTGTCGACCGTCCCGCATTCGATGCCACCGCCCGCCGCACGCGCCGGACACACAGTGGCCGGGCACACAGTGGCTAGCACTCGACATGCCTAAGTGCTAACCAGTCTAATATGAGTCGCCGCGTTGTTAGCATTGAATTCGCTTCGGGCGTTCTTCCCGGGGCAGGTGTTTTGGGGCACAGCCCACCGAGCGCAAAGCAGTGTGTAACCGATGTCGTACCAGAACTGGGGGCCCCAGGACCTGTCCGCGCCCGCCAAAACCCAACTACCCGAAGTCGCCGTCGAGCGCGGAATGGTGCTCGAAGATGTGCAGTCCGGCTGGGTCGGCGCCGTGACCCGGGTGGAGAAGTCCGGCGGGATGCACGTCGTCGCCCTGGAAGACCGCCGGGGGAAGTCCCGGTCCTTTCGCCTCGGCTTCGGTTTTCTGCTGGAAGGCCAGCCGATCCGGCTGATGCCGCCGGCGCCCCGCGGGAGCGCGGCGGCCGCCGGGGCCCGCACCGCCTCGGGTTCCGTCCGCGTGGCGGGCCAGCGCGCCCAGATTGCCAAAGCCAGCCGGATCTGGGTGGAAGGCAAACACGACGCCGAACTCGTCGAAAAGGTCTGGGGTGACGATCTTCGGGTCGAGGGTATCGTCGTGGAGCCGTTGCATGGCATTGACGACCTCAGCGGGGCGGTGGCTGCCTTCCGGCCCGGCCCCGGACGCCGCCTCGGTGTGCTGGTGGACCACCTGGTGCCCGATTCCAAGGAATCCAGGATCGCGGCGGCCGTGATGGCCTCCCCCGGGGCGGCCGGAAACGTCCTGATCGTTGGCCACCCCTACGTCGATGTCTGGCAGGCCATCCGGCCCGCGGTCCTGGGGATCGAGAAGTGGCCGGTAATCCCCCGCGGTGTGGACTGGAAGACGGGTATCCTGACCGCGTTCGGCTGGCCGCACAGCACCAAGGAAGACATTGGCCTGGGCTGGCAGAAACTCCTCGGCACGGTCCACAACTACGCTGACCTCGAACCCTCCCTGCTGGGCCGGGTCGAGGAGGTCATCGACTTCCTGACCGTCCCCTGAACGCCGCCGCCGGACATTCCTGCCAGCGGGCCGATCCGTGATTGCGCGCACCAGCACGTATTCTTGGTATGGCGGTTGCGCTTCCGGCGCAGCAGCGGCATTTCCAGGCACCAAGGCACCACCGCAATCCGAAGGAAAACACCGTGGCAGATGAAGCACGCGAGCATAACGGCGACAAGGCTGGCTATGGCCGGCCCCCTTACCATGGCGTTCCCGCCAACGCGCTGCCGCTGACGGCCGGCGAGGACCGGCAATGGGCCACCTTGGCTCATTTCGGCGGCATCCTCGGTTGCGTGCCCTCGTTGCTGATCTACCTGATCTTCAAGGACCGCGGACCGTTCACGGCGCAGGAGTCCAAAGAAGCCCTCAATTTCACGCTTCCCCCGACAATTGCTGCCGTCGTGTGCAACCTCCTGGTCTTTATCCCGGTAGTGGGCAACATTTTCGCCGTGCTTGCCACTCTGATCTGGATCGCCGTCACCTGCTTTTCGGTCGCAGCCGGAATCCACGTCAACCGCGGCCAGCCGCACCGCTACGAGTTCAACTTCCGCTTTATCAAATAGGGCCCCGGGCACGCAGGGTTAGTCCGGCAGGATCCTGCGGACCACTGCGTCCGCCAGCAGGCGGCCTTTGAGCGTGAGGATGAGGCTGCCGTGGAAGGCCGCGACGGGCTCCACCAGGCCATCGGCGATGAGTCCCGCGACAGCATGCCGCCCGGTATCCCCCAGTCCGCCCAGACTGGCAATGTCCAGCCCTGAGTTCAGCCGCGCTTCGAGCATCACGCGCTCGACGTTGCGGGTCGCAGAATCAAGGGTCTCCCGGCCGGCTGCCGGGGAAAGCCCGGAACCCATCCGATTGGCGTAGGCAGTGGGGTGCTTCACGTTCCACCAGCGCACACCGCCCACGTGCGAGTGAGCGCCCGGGCCGACTCCCCACCAGTCATCGCCCCGCCAATAGGCGAGATTATGCCGGCAGGCCTGTTCCGGGCTGCGGGACCAGTTGCTGACCTCGTACCAGGACAGTCCAGCGGCGGAGATGAGTTCGTCGGCCAGTTCGTACTTTGCCGCATGGTCGTCGTCGTCAATTCCCGCTACCTCGCCACGGCGGATTTGCGCGGCAAGCTTCGTGCCATCCTCGATGATCAGTGCGTAGGCGCTGATGTGGTCAGGCTGATAGGACAACGCGGTCTCCAGCGAGAAGCGCCAGTCGGCCAGCGACTCCCCCGGCGTTCCGTAGATCAGGTCCAGGCTGACGGCGAGCCCGGCCTCCCGCGCCCATTGAACGGCCCGGGGAACCCGGCTGGGAGTGTGGGTGCGGTCCAGTACCTTAAGGACATGCGGCACCGCAGACTGCATGCCGAACGACACCCGGGTGAATCCGGCGTTGGCCAGCAGCTGAAGGGATTCGGGGGTGACCGAGTCCGGGTTCGCCTCAGTGGTGACCTCGGCCCCGGGCGCCAGGCCCCACGCCCCGATGGCGGCGGCAAGGATTCGGGCCAGGTCCCCGGCGGGGAGCAGTGTCGGCGTTCCGCCGCCGAAGAAGACAGTGCTCAGCGGGCGGGGCGGCAGGCCGCTGGCCGCCAGGACCGCCGCCGCAAAGGAAACTTCTGCCACCGCCGTGCCGGCGTAGGCGTCCTGCGAGGCGCCGCCACCGAGCTCCGTGGCGGTATAGGTGTTGAAGTCGCAGTAACCGCAGCGCACGGCGCAGAACGGGATATGCACGTACAGCCCAAAATCCCGGGAAGCGGCACCCTCCAGTGCCTGGCCGGGCAGCAGCCCGTCCGGTGGCGCCGGATCGCCCAGCGGAAGGACGCTAGGCACGGGCCGGGCCCGTCTGCCGTGGAACAGTCGTTGCTGGCACCGTTACTTCTTGGCCTTATCCTTGGACTCATCCGTGGTGAGGGCGGCGATAAAGGCTTCCTGCGGGACCTCCACACGGCCCACCATCTTCATGCGTTTTTTGCCTTCCTTCTGCTTTTCCAGCAGTTTGCGCTTTCGGGTGATGTCACCGCCGTAGCACTTGGCGAGCACGTCCTTGCGGATCGCGCGGATGCTTTCCCGGGCAATGATGCGGGAGCCAATGGCGGCCTGGATGGGAACCTCGAACTGCTGGCGCGGAATGAGTTCGCGCAGCTTGCCGGTCATCATCACGCCGTAGGCGTAGGCCTTGTCCCGGTGGGTGATGGCGCTGAAAGCATCCACCTGTTCGCCCTGGAGCATAATGTCGACCTTGACCAGGTCAGCGACCTGGTCCCCGTCCGCTTTCCAGTCCAGCGACCCGTAGCCGCGGGTCTTGGACTTGAGGATGTCAAAGAAATCAAAGACGATCTCGGCCAACGGCAGACGGTACCGGATTTCCACCCGGTCCTCGGAGAGGTAGTCCATGCCGCCCATCACGCCGCGCCGGCTCTGGCACAGCTCCATGATGGCCCCGACAAACTCGTTCGGCGCCAGGATGGTGGCGGCGACCATAGGCTCACGGACCTCGGCGATCTTGCCGCTGGGGTATTCACTGGGGTTGGTGACGTGGACGACCTTCTTGTCCTCCAGGGTTACCTCGTACTCCACGTTCGGAGCGGTGGAGATCAGGTCGAGGTTGTATTCGCGTTCCAAACGCTCCCTGGTGATTTCCAGGTGCAGCAGCCCCAGGAAGCCGACTCGGAACCCGAATCCCAGCGCCGCGGACGTCTCCGGCTCGTAGACCAGGGCGGCATCGTTGAGCATCAGCTTCTCCAACGCATCGCGGAGCACCGGGTAGTCCGTGCCGTCCAGGGGATACAGGCCGGAGAAGACCATCGGCTTGGCATCGGCATAGCCGGGAAGTGATTCGCTGGCCGGCTTGGCCAGGTTGGTGACGGTGTCGCCGACCTTGGACAGGCGGACGTCCTTGACACCGGTGATGAGGTAGCCCACCTCGCCGACACCGAGGCCCTTGGAGGGGGTTGGCTCCGGGGAGCTGACACCAATCTCGAGGAGTTCATGGGTGGCACGGGTGGACATCATCTGGATGCGTTCGCGGGGGTGCAGCATGCCGTCAACCACGCGGACGTAGGTAACTACGCCGCGGTAGGTGTCGTAGACGGAGTCGAAGATCATGGCGCGCGCGGGAGCGTTGGGATCGCCCACCGGAGCCGGCAGGTCTCGGACGATCTTATCCAGCAGAACCTCCACGCCCATACCCGTCTTGCCGGACACCCGGAGCACATCGTCGGGCTCGCCGCCGATCAGGTTGGCGAGTTCCGCCGCGTACTTCTCGGGCTGGGCTGCGGGAAGGTCGATCTTGTTCAGGACCGGAATGATCGTAAGGTTGTTCTCCATCGCCAGGTAAAGATTGGCCAGGGTCTGGGCCTCGATGCCCTGCGCAGCGTCGACCAGAAGGATCGCGCCTTCACACGCCGCGAGCGAGCGGGAGACCTCGTAGGTGAAGTCGACGTGTCCCGGGGTGTCGATCATGTTCAGCGCGTAGCTGACGCCGTCGAGCTCCCAAGGCATGCGGACGGCCTGGGATTTGATGGTGATGCCGCGTTCGCGCTCAATGTCCATGCGGTCCAGGTACTGGGCCTTCATGTCACGGGACTGGACGACGCCGGTGTACTGGAGCATCCGGTCGGCCAGTGTGGACTTGCCGTGGTCAATGTGCGCAATGATGCAGAAGTTCCGGAGGATGGCCGGATCTGTTGCGGCGGGCACCGGGGCGGTGCGGGCCATGGGAGACACGCAGGGTCCTTACTGTTGGCATTACGGGTGGCTTTTCCACGGATCGGCGCTGGCTCTGGTTTCCCGTCCTGCGACGTGCCGCGTAGCTGAACCTATAGTCTCCCACGTCCGGGCCCGTGGGAGTGCATCCCTGCTCCGTACAGCGGCGCCGATGTTCCGCCTGGATTCTTCGCCGCAGTTGTGCCCGGCGCCGGTACTGGGTGCCGGTAGGGTTTCCCCATGGCTTGGAACTTACGCTCGATCGGCAACGCTGTCCGCAGGACCTTGAGATTCCTGGAGGGCCAGCCCCGCTCCGCGCCGGGCAGCTCCCCGCCGGGAAGAACACCCGCCAGCCAGCCAGCCCCGGGCTCACTGACCGGTACCTACCCCGGAGATTTCCGCGGCACGGCCAAGGTGAGCTACGCCCCGTCTGCCAACGGACGCCCGGAGCCGGGCGAAGTTGTCTGGACCTGGGTGCCGTACGAGGAAGACTATTCGCAGGGCAAGGACCGGCCGGTGCTGCTGGTGGGCAGCAACGGCTCCTACCTGCTGGGGCTTATGCTGACCAGCAAGGACCACGACGGGGACCCTCGCCGGGCCGATGACTACGCCGACATCGGCACCGGCCCCTGGGACCGGCAGCGCCGTCCGAGTGAAGCGAAACTGGACCGTGTCCTGCAGATCAATCCCCGGGATGTCCGGCGCGAGGGCGCGATCCTCGACCGCAAGAGCTTCAACGTCATCGCCGCCGCCCTGAGGACCCGCCAGGGGTGGCGCTGACCGGGCACTCAATCGCCAGCAGACCGGTCTCTCTGCTATTATTGACAGCTGTGTGTCCGTGCAGGTCGACGGCCACAGATGGTTGGTCGCCATAGGTATCCCCACGCCGCTCAGTCAATGGCCAATCTGAAAGCCCTCTAGACCATTTTCCGCATTGAAAAAGAGAGTTCACACGTGGCTAATATTAAGTCCCAGAAGAAGCGCATCCTCACCAACGAGAAGGCCCGCCTGCGCAACAACGCAGTCAAGTCAGAGCTGAAGACGGCCATCCGCGCCGTCAACACCGCCGTTGAGTCAACCGACAAGGATGCGGCCGCTACCGCACTGCTTTCCGCCAGCCGCAAGCTGGACAAGGCTGTCAGCAAGGGCGTTCTCCACAAGAACAACGCCGCAAACCGCAAGTCGGCCATCTCCAAGAAGGTCAACGCGCTCTAAGGTTTCCAGTTCTTTCGAACTGACGATTGTGGCCGGCACCCCAGGGTGCCGGCCACTTCCAGTTAAGCGCTAGAGCGACCGTGCGCAGCACCTGCTGCGTGGGCACCGGTCCCGGTCCTGGCTCAGCGGCGGACGGAGGTAGCGATCACGGTTACGGCGTGTTCGACGGCGTAGACCGGGTCCCGGGACAGGCCCTTCACCTGGGCGTCGGCCTCGGCGGTGACCTGGATGGACCGGACAAGCCCTTCGGGGGTCCAGCGCCGGACCTCCCGCTGTGCCTGCTCGACCAGCCAGGGTTGCATGCCCAGTTGCTTGGCAATCTGCGACGAGGACCCCTGGGCGCCGGCCACCTTGGCGAGGCTCCGGAGCTTCGAGGCCAGCGCGGCCACCAAGGGAACCGGGTCCGCCCCGGTATCGAGGGCGTGGCGCAGGGTGGAGAGGGCCAGCGGCGCATTCCCTGCCATCGCTGCGTCGGCTACCTTGAACGCGGTGGCTTCCACCCGGCCCCCGTAGTACCGGTCCACCATGGCAGAATCCACGCTGGTGGACGCATCGGCGATCAATTGGCTGCAGGCGGCGGCCAGTTCGGCGAGCTGGGCGCCGACGGCGTTGACGAGGGCATGCACGGCATCGGGATCAATGCGGCGGGAAGCTGCCCGAAACTCGGCTGCCACAAACGCGACCTTGTCCGCGTCCTTTTTCAGCGGCTGGCAGTCCACCACCGGCCATCCGCCGGATTTGATGGCGTCCAGGAGCTTCTTCCCGCGCACGCCGCCACTATGGCGCAGGACGAGGACAGCGTCGGGCTCGGGCCGGGCGAGGTATCTGAGACCGTCAGCGAGGAACGCGTCGTTCATGCCCTCCAGTCCTTCCACCTCGATCAGCTTCTGTTCGCCGAAAAGTGACGGACTGACATTCATGGCGAGGGAACCGGGCTCGTAGTTGCCGGCAGTGAGCCGGGTGACTTCGACATCAGGGGCGGCGGCGCGGACCTGCGCCCGGATCCGGTCCATGGCGCGGGAGCCCAGGTAGTCTTCCGGGCCGCCCACCAGCACAACGGCTGCCGGGCTCACATCGCGCCAGGTGGCCGTGTTCGAAGCCGCGGGCCGGGTGCGTGGGGTCTGGGCAGCAGCCACTGAGGTTTCCTCCCGGAAGATTGTGTGCAGACTCTAAGCCTGCCACGGCCGGGGCGGTGCACCAAGCCGGGCCAGCTCCCTTCCCGGGCCGAGTGCCGGCCATCGCCGCGCATCGGTATCCGGTTCAGCAACGCCACCGTTCGCTGATGTGCCGTCAGGGCCAACCCGGCCGTCCGGAAGGGGTGGAAGGCCAGCCACCAGGCGGCGAAGGCCGCGGCCGAGAAGAGCGCCATGGTCGCGGCGCCGTAGGCCCCGTCCGGCCACGGCAGCACCGCGCCGGGCAGGCCCGCGAAGAACCGGGCAATTCCTCCTACCCCGGCGGCGAAGGCGGCGGCGACGCCCAACGGGACAGCGGCGAAGCCCGGAGCCAGCGGAACCAGCGGCACGGCCGCGGTCCCCAGCAGCGTGACCGGGGCAACCAGGGCAGCGGCGGCCATGTTGGCGGGCAGGGCGTAGGAAGTGAACTGGGGCTGGAGCAGAACGATGACCGGCCCGCAGAATGCCTGTGCGGAAAGCGGCACGGCCACTGCAGCGGCGGCCCAACGCGGTACGGCTGCCGGAAACCACTTCATGACCGGTCTGCCTGTGGTCACAATACCCAGGGTCGCCAGCACGGAGAGCAGGAATCCGAAGCTGGCGGCCAGCACCGGTTGGAGCAGGACAAGGCCGGTGACGGCCACGCACAGGAGGCTTAGCCCGCGTCCTGGCCGGCCGCCGGCAAGGGCCGCAAGACCGATGGCGCCCATCACCGCGGCCCGCAGGACACTCGCATCCGGGCCCACCACCAGGACGAACAGGCCCAAGCCAACCAGGCAGAGGACCGAAGCGAGTACCCGGCTCAATCGCAGGCTGCGCGCGGCCAGCAGGAGGGCGCCTAGGATGACGCTGCAGTTGGCGCCGCTCACTGCCGTCAGATGGGTCATGCCGACAGACCTCATCGCCACGTCCAGCTCCTCGTCCAGGAGGGTCGTGTCGCCGGTGACCATTCCCGGCAGGAGTCCCCGGGCGTCGCCGCCGAACTGCCCGGTGGCCGCAGTGAAACGGCTGCGCAGCTCCCCCGGGGCGAGCTGCCAGGTGCCGGGCTCCCCGACCGTCGTGGGGACGGAACTTGCCAGGAGGACTGCCGCTTCGGTCAGGCCCGGTGTGGGCGGAGCAAGTTTACCGGTCGTTCGGATCCGCCGGCCGGGGACGGCGTACTCCCAGCCGGCGCCGCCCAGGACCAGGAGCCTGGCCGGTACGCGTACCCGCTGCGCGTCGAAGGTCATGTCGATCAGCGTGACCGGTACGGCCCATCGGTCCGCCGCCCCGGTATGCCCGGGCGACTTGAGCCGGCGCGGCGTCCCCGTTACCTCCACTTCCGCGGCAACGGCTGTTACCTCGGCTGCGGCGGCAGACACGGCACCCTCGTGCCTGAGGGAAGAATCTGCGGCGGCGTGCCCGCCGGCGGCAGCCGCGAGCAGCAGTGCCACGGCCATCGTCGCGCGGAAGCTTCGCCGGGCCGGCGGGCCCGGCTGCCCACTGCCTGAACCGGCTGCCGCCACGGCCAGGAGCAGCCCGGACCCCGTCACGAAGCTCATGCAGAGCGCCGCCAGGACCGCCGGGGGCAGCTGCTGCGCCGCGGCCGCCGTCGCCCAGACCATTGCCGCCATCGGAACCAGGCGCACATCGGTCCTGCGCCATAAGTCCTCCCGCGCCGGCGCGGGCCCGCCCGGGGCTTCCCATGACGCACACCAGGTGCGGAGCCTCGGGCCAAGCATCCGGAGCCGGCCGGACCACTCCGGTGGCGGCGGCCCCTTCGCCTCCCGCGGCTGCTGGTTTGCGGCGGGCCGGCGGGCCGCGGCGTCCACGTACCGCTGCCAGCGGCTGCCGTGGTCCATGTCCGCCCCTCAGACCCTCACCAGAGGCAGCAAGGCTGCG
This genomic window from Arthrobacter sp. EM1 contains:
- a CDS encoding 16S rRNA (uracil(1498)-N(3))-methyltransferase translates to MSNPVFFTAPGTLDGLAPGSLFVLDGPEARHAVTVKRLGIGESVDIADGAGKRLTGAVAAVAAAELTVKCAVLADEPRPGTRLVLVQALAKGDRDELAAETATELGIDAVVPWQAERSIVRWKADRAAKAHAKWQSVVTAAAKQARRAWIPEVRPAVDSAALQGAVAAADLAVILHEDAVRPLRQVLEAWEGTGATGATGGSAGSYREILLIVGPEGGISPREVTRLCDAGAVTALLGRHVLRSSTAGPAATVLASDILGRW
- the dnaJ gene encoding molecular chaperone DnaJ, yielding MSSHYDVLGVSREATGEEIKKAYRKLARTLHPDVNPGDDASERFKAVTHAYEVLSDPQKRRIYDTTGNENGNANGSGGGSYSGQGFAFQDIFETFFGAGGQAGPASRIRRGQDALISVRIELRDAVFGVNKKLEVDTAVTCPSCEGSCCREGSHPERCDICGGSGQVQRAVRSILGQVMTTAPCGSCEGFGTVIKDPCNECAGQGRIRSRRSLTVKVPAGVATGTRIQLSGQGEAGPAGGPAGDLYVEIRVKEDATYIRDGDDLHASLSIPMTAAALGTELTLDTFDGQQEIDVKAGTQSGEVMTLRGLGVTHLRGYGRGDLKVHLQVDTPARLDAAQEDLLRQLAKLRGEQFSEGKLAASGGVFAKLRDRFGNL
- the hrcA gene encoding heat-inducible transcriptional repressor HrcA, which encodes MSEPRKLEVLRAIVEDYVHSREPVGSKALVERHHLGVSSATIRNDMAALEDEGLITAPHTSAGRIPTDKGYRLFVDQISAVKRLSPAERRAIQALLEGSEDLDDVLDRTVRLLSQLTNQVAVVQYPHLSRAKVRHVEFVLLAPRKVLAVLIADTGKVEQRVIDVGHDLSDEALSELRTRFLGGISGTPLNLLPQSLHSVIGNCPPARRSAAQALARGIEALAASSREDRMVMAGTANLARSNVDFPLSIGPVLEALEEQVVMLRLLGDMAADPRGVTVSIGRENPYDGLAEASVVATGYGPDATAKVGVLGPTRMDYPTTMAAVRAVARYLSRILGP
- a CDS encoding DUF3097 family protein, which gives rise to MSYQNWGPQDLSAPAKTQLPEVAVERGMVLEDVQSGWVGAVTRVEKSGGMHVVALEDRRGKSRSFRLGFGFLLEGQPIRLMPPAPRGSAAAAGARTASGSVRVAGQRAQIAKASRIWVEGKHDAELVEKVWGDDLRVEGIVVEPLHGIDDLSGAVAAFRPGPGRRLGVLVDHLVPDSKESRIAAAVMASPGAAGNVLIVGHPYVDVWQAIRPAVLGIEKWPVIPRGVDWKTGILTAFGWPHSTKEDIGLGWQKLLGTVHNYADLEPSLLGRVEEVIDFLTVP
- a CDS encoding DUF4870 domain-containing protein — encoded protein: MADEAREHNGDKAGYGRPPYHGVPANALPLTAGEDRQWATLAHFGGILGCVPSLLIYLIFKDRGPFTAQESKEALNFTLPPTIAAVVCNLLVFIPVVGNIFAVLATLIWIAVTCFSVAAGIHVNRGQPHRYEFNFRFIK
- the hemW gene encoding radical SAM family heme chaperone HemW gives rise to the protein MPSVLPLGDPAPPDGLLPGQALEGAASRDFGLYVHIPFCAVRCGYCDFNTYTATELGGGASQDAYAGTAVAEVSFAAAVLAASGLPPRPLSTVFFGGGTPTLLPAGDLARILAAAIGAWGLAPGAEVTTEANPDSVTPESLQLLANAGFTRVSFGMQSAVPHVLKVLDRTHTPSRVPRAVQWAREAGLAVSLDLIYGTPGESLADWRFSLETALSYQPDHISAYALIIEDGTKLAAQIRRGEVAGIDDDDHAAKYELADELISAAGLSWYEVSNWSRSPEQACRHNLAYWRGDDWWGVGPGAHSHVGGVRWWNVKHPTAYANRMGSGLSPAAGRETLDSATRNVERVMLEARLNSGLDIASLGGLGDTGRHAVAGLIADGLVEPVAAFHGSLILTLKGRLLADAVVRRILPD
- the lepA gene encoding translation elongation factor 4, yielding MSPMARTAPVPAATDPAILRNFCIIAHIDHGKSTLADRMLQYTGVVQSRDMKAQYLDRMDIERERGITIKSQAVRMPWELDGVSYALNMIDTPGHVDFTYEVSRSLAACEGAILLVDAAQGIEAQTLANLYLAMENNLTIIPVLNKIDLPAAQPEKYAAELANLIGGEPDDVLRVSGKTGMGVEVLLDKIVRDLPAPVGDPNAPARAMIFDSVYDTYRGVVTYVRVVDGMLHPRERIQMMSTRATHELLEIGVSSPEPTPSKGLGVGEVGYLITGVKDVRLSKVGDTVTNLAKPASESLPGYADAKPMVFSGLYPLDGTDYPVLRDALEKLMLNDAALVYEPETSAALGFGFRVGFLGLLHLEITRERLEREYNLDLISTAPNVEYEVTLEDKKVVHVTNPSEYPSGKIAEVREPMVAATILAPNEFVGAIMELCQSRRGVMGGMDYLSEDRVEIRYRLPLAEIVFDFFDILKSKTRGYGSLDWKADGDQVADLVKVDIMLQGEQVDAFSAITHRDKAYAYGVMMTGKLRELIPRQQFEVPIQAAIGSRIIARESIRAIRKDVLAKCYGGDITRKRKLLEKQKEGKKRMKMVGRVEVPQEAFIAALTTDESKDKAKK
- a CDS encoding type II toxin-antitoxin system PemK/MazF family toxin, whose amino-acid sequence is MAWNLRSIGNAVRRTLRFLEGQPRSAPGSSPPGRTPASQPAPGSLTGTYPGDFRGTAKVSYAPSANGRPEPGEVVWTWVPYEEDYSQGKDRPVLLVGSNGSYLLGLMLTSKDHDGDPRRADDYADIGTGPWDRQRRPSEAKLDRVLQINPRDVRREGAILDRKSFNVIAAALRTRQGWR
- the rpsT gene encoding 30S ribosomal protein S20, yielding MANIKSQKKRILTNEKARLRNNAVKSELKTAIRAVNTAVESTDKDAAATALLSASRKLDKAVSKGVLHKNNAANRKSAISKKVNAL
- the holA gene encoding DNA polymerase III subunit delta, translating into MAAAQTPRTRPAASNTATWRDVSPAAVVLVGGPEDYLGSRAMDRIRAQVRAAAPDVEVTRLTAGNYEPGSLAMNVSPSLFGEQKLIEVEGLEGMNDAFLADGLRYLARPEPDAVLVLRHSGGVRGKKLLDAIKSGGWPVVDCQPLKKDADKVAFVAAEFRAASRRIDPDAVHALVNAVGAQLAELAAACSQLIADASTSVDSAMVDRYYGGRVEATAFKVADAAMAGNAPLALSTLRHALDTGADPVPLVAALASKLRSLAKVAGAQGSSSQIAKQLGMQPWLVEQAQREVRRWTPEGLVRSIQVTAEADAQVKGLSRDPVYAVEHAVTVIATSVRR